The following coding sequences lie in one Silene latifolia isolate original U9 population chromosome 5, ASM4854445v1, whole genome shotgun sequence genomic window:
- the LOC141655138 gene encoding receptor-like protein EIX2, with protein MTPSLLGLRLSSCGLGIRHFYRLFPNSTWLSSIQQLDLSGNSLSGPLPRVFSNMTSLTNLDLTRNYFRGSIPLWFRNLRKLETIRLDLNEFSHVEGGAIMGIVGNPCKLKRLHLSMNNISGEIGGLTANFSNCIIQDLSSLDLSYNSISGQIPTWISKFSGLEELDLSNNALYGTLPKGLGQCKALVKVDLSCNSISGPLISPSAEKLENTFCNLSSLKSLDFQYNNLSGSIPDCWDTSKGLEIINLSNNQLSGEIPMSLGLLTGLEFLKLNNNALEGRIPSTLVQNCSKLVVLDLGENKLSGKMPSWGTESYPQLKILRLRGNELVGVIAPQLCSLTNLQILDLAENNISGSIPECVGQITGMGPSSHPAEIRQFREDGMIVLKGEELEYSATMELVVILDFSSNELTGSIPPELAKLTALIGLNLSYNHLTGSIPEKIGDLVALESLDLSNNNLTGTIPSSISALTSLVRLNLSYNKLQGQIPTGHQLQVLKDPSMTYIGNPGLCGDPLPNKCRTKQTENQPIQGQEKPHKELKKEVWEKPVLYLVIMSGFATGFWGVVGSLLLKRRFRFAFFQLVGNVADYLYVQVMIRLNRLKN; from the coding sequence ATGACTCCTTCGTTGTTAGGACTGCGGCTTTCTTCTTGTGGACTTGGCATCCGACATTTCTACAGGCTTTTCCCTAATTCGACTTGGCTTTCTAGCATTCAGCAGCTTGATCTTTCAGGTAACTCTCTAAGCGGACCACTCCCACGTGTTTTTAGCAACATGACCTCCTTAACAAACCTGGATCTCACAAGGAATTACTTCAGAGGCTCAATCCCACTATGGTTTAGAAATTTGAGAAAACTTGAAACCATAAGACTCGATCTCAACGAGTTCAGCCATGTAGAGGGAGGGGCAATAATGGGAATCGTAGGGAATCCGTGCAAGCTTAAACGACTGCATCTGTCAATGAATAACATTTCAGGGGAAATAGGAGGATTGACAGCGAATTTCTCTAACTGCATTATTCAGGATTTGAGTTCATTAGATTTGAGCTATAATAGCATATCTGGTCAAATTCCCACATGGATTAGCAAGTTTTCGGGTTTGGAAGAATTAGACTTGTCGAACAATGCCTTGTATGGGACTCTTCCAAAGGGCTTGGGACAATGCAAGGCACTTGTTAAGGTTGACCTTTCTTGCAATTCTATTTCGGGGCCACTCATTTCTCCGTCTGCTGAGAAATTAGAAAATACATTCTGCAATTTGTCGAGTTTGAAAAGTTTAGATTTTCAGTACAACAATCTCTCTGGATCCATACCTGATTGTTGGGATACGTCAAAAGGCCTAGAAATAATCAATCTGTCAAACAATCAACTTTCAGGGGAAATCCCCATGTCCCTCGGATTACTTACGGGTTTGGAATTTCTGAAGCTGAACAATAATGCACTTGAAGGCCGAATTCCATCGACATTAGTTCAAAATTGTTCCAAACTGGTAGTTTTGGATCTTGGTGAAAATAAGCTATCCGGAAAAATGCCGAGTTGGGGGACAGAAAGCTACCCACAATTGAAGATTCTCAGACTGCGGGGAAATGAATTAGTGGGTGTTATAGCACCACAATTGTGCTCCCTTACTAACCTGCAAATTCTCGATCTTGCTGAAAACAACATTTCCGGAAGCATTCCTGAATGTGTTGGACAAATCACGGGAATGGGGCCATCTTCCCATCCTGCTGAAATTAGACAGTTTCGCGAGGAtggcatgatagttctcaaaggAGAAGAACTAGAATATAGCGCGACTATGGAGTTGGTAGTGATCTTAGACTTTTCTTCCAATGAGTTAACCGGATCAATTCCACCTGAGCTCGCAAAGCTAACTGCACTAATCGGTTTGAACTTGTCTTACAATCATCTAACAGGAAGTATTCCGGAAAAGATCGGTGACCTGGTAGCATTGGAGTCCCTTGATCTATCTAACAATAATCTCACTGGTACAATCCCGTCAAGCATCTCAGCCTTAACTTCATTGGTTCGTCTCAACTTGTCCTACAAcaaattacaaggacaaatccCCACCGGACATCAACTTCAAGTCCTCAAAGATCCATCAATGACATACATAGGCAACCCTGGACTTTGTGGTGATCCTTTGCCAAACAAGTGCAGGACCAAGCAAACTGAAAATCAGCCGATACAAGGACAAGAAAAGCCACACAAGGAACTGAAGAAAGAAGTTTGGGAAAAACCAGTGTTGTATTTGGTAATAATGTCGGGATTTGCAACTGGATTTTGGGGAGTGGTGGGAAGTTTACTGCTCAAGAGGAGGTTCAGGTTCGCTTTCTTTCAGCTCGTGGGAAATGTCGCAGATTACTTGTATGTTCAAGTAATGATAAGGCTCAATAGGCTCAAAAATTAG